In Janthinobacterium sp. J1-1, a single genomic region encodes these proteins:
- a CDS encoding glycosyltransferase, with protein MFSFIVSFVVSALLTLLIIKQVHLHKSALDSDFHGVQKVHSHLVARIGGLAIFLAVLLGATVSIWRLPAMAYWMTGLLLCSGIAFVGGIVEDFTGKVSPIGRLLLTMAGALLAYYLVDARIDRIDWLFSSWAIPFIWLSLPITVLAVAGIANAINIIDGFNGLASVVSICMLLSLAYVALQVNDSFILVTALLVAGAITGFLIWNYPVGLIFLGDGGAYFIGFMLGELTLLLVMRNPEVSTWYAVLLLIYPTFETLFSAYRRAFIQGKSPVMPDGIHLHSLIFRRIVRWTVGRKEARALMRRNSLTSPYLWLFSLMAVIPASLFWRHSWLLICCSLIFIATYIWLYLRIIRFKSPRWMIVRKKS; from the coding sequence ATGTTTTCTTTCATCGTGAGCTTTGTTGTATCCGCCTTGTTGACCTTGTTAATCATAAAGCAGGTGCATTTGCATAAGTCCGCGCTCGATTCGGATTTTCATGGCGTACAAAAAGTGCATTCGCATCTGGTGGCGCGTATCGGCGGCCTGGCGATTTTCCTGGCTGTGTTGCTGGGTGCCACAGTGTCGATCTGGCGCCTGCCGGCCATGGCTTACTGGATGACCGGGCTGCTGCTGTGCTCGGGCATTGCCTTTGTCGGCGGCATTGTCGAGGATTTCACGGGCAAGGTCAGCCCCATCGGCCGCTTGCTGCTGACCATGGCCGGCGCCCTGCTGGCGTATTACCTGGTCGACGCGCGCATCGATCGCATCGACTGGCTGTTTTCCAGCTGGGCCATCCCCTTTATCTGGCTCAGCTTGCCGATCACGGTACTGGCCGTGGCGGGTATCGCCAACGCCATCAATATCATCGATGGCTTCAATGGCCTGGCCAGCGTGGTGTCGATCTGCATGTTGTTGTCGCTGGCCTATGTGGCCTTGCAGGTCAACGATTCGTTTATCCTGGTCACCGCGCTGCTGGTGGCGGGCGCGATCACCGGTTTCCTGATCTGGAACTATCCGGTCGGCCTGATCTTTCTCGGCGATGGCGGCGCCTATTTCATCGGTTTCATGCTGGGCGAACTGACCTTGCTGCTGGTGATGCGCAATCCGGAAGTGTCGACCTGGTATGCCGTATTGCTGCTGATTTATCCGACCTTTGAAACCCTGTTTTCCGCCTACCGCCGTGCCTTCATTCAAGGTAAATCACCGGTCATGCCCGATGGCATACATTTGCACAGCCTGATTTTCCGCCGTATCGTGCGATGGACGGTGGGTCGCAAGGAAGCGCGCGCGCTGATGCGCCGCAATTCCCTGACGTCGCCGTATCTGTGGCTGTTTTCACTGATGGCGGTGATACCCGCATCGTTATTCTGGCGCCATAGTTGGCTGCTGATTTGCTGCTCCCTGATATTTATTGCCACTTATATTTGGTTATATCTTCGCATT